A stretch of Sulfurimonas xiamenensis DNA encodes these proteins:
- a CDS encoding MBOAT family O-acyltransferase, translating to MLFNSYEFIFLFLPILFFGYFFLTSKRLIIASKVWLVLGSLFFYSWWNVAYLPIILSSMLINFAVGNSFSSTKKVSKKTLLSFGIVFNIALLGYFKYADFFIENFNGIFGFNVPLLHIALPLAISFFTFQQIAYLVDSYRGETQEYDFLNYALFVSFFPQLIAGPIVHHKEMMPQFASHWNKVKNYRNIALGLFIFSIGLFKKVVIADTFAVWATNGFDTASTLSLFEAWATSLSYTFQLYFDFSGYTDMAIGAALLFNIKLPINFNSPYKATNIQDFWRRWHITLSRFLRDYIYIPLGGNKVAALRNYFNLFSVFLVGGLWHGASWMFVIWGALHGGAIVLHRIWQQLGLKMNTLLAWFITFNFINITWVFFRAKEMEDALKVLGGMFGMGGVVLPNVLASKLSFLQNYGIEFGGFVENIQGDYFTPVWIFAAFILVLVFKNSMQKRESFTMNKKTALFTAFLLSFSVLSLTKVSEFLYFNF from the coding sequence ATGCTCTTTAACTCTTACGAATTTATCTTTTTATTTTTACCAATCCTCTTTTTTGGTTACTTTTTTCTTACATCTAAGCGTCTTATCATCGCTTCTAAAGTCTGGCTTGTGCTTGGGAGCTTGTTTTTTTACTCATGGTGGAATGTGGCGTATTTACCGATTATCCTCTCATCTATGCTTATCAACTTTGCTGTGGGAAACTCTTTTAGTTCAACAAAGAAGGTGTCGAAAAAAACGCTTTTGAGTTTTGGAATAGTTTTTAACATCGCACTTCTTGGCTATTTTAAATATGCCGACTTTTTTATAGAAAATTTTAATGGTATTTTTGGCTTCAATGTACCGCTTTTACATATTGCTCTGCCTCTTGCCATTTCGTTTTTTACTTTCCAGCAGATTGCCTATTTGGTAGATAGCTATAGAGGTGAAACACAAGAGTACGACTTTTTAAACTATGCGCTTTTTGTGAGTTTTTTTCCTCAACTTATTGCAGGTCCGATTGTGCACCACAAAGAGATGATGCCTCAATTTGCAAGCCATTGGAATAAGGTGAAAAATTACCGCAACATTGCTTTGGGGCTTTTTATATTTTCCATAGGGCTATTTAAAAAAGTAGTGATTGCCGACACATTTGCCGTCTGGGCGACCAATGGTTTTGATACTGCAAGCACACTAAGCCTTTTTGAAGCATGGGCAACTAGCTTAAGTTACACTTTTCAGCTCTATTTTGATTTTAGCGGGTACACCGATATGGCAATCGGTGCCGCTCTTCTTTTTAATATAAAACTCCCAATTAACTTCAACAGCCCATACAAAGCCACAAACATCCAAGATTTTTGGCGCAGATGGCATATTACACTCAGCAGATTTTTGCGAGACTACATCTACATCCCCTTAGGTGGCAACAAGGTCGCAGCCCTTCGCAATTATTTCAATCTTTTTAGCGTTTTTCTCGTAGGTGGACTTTGGCATGGTGCAAGCTGGATGTTTGTGATATGGGGTGCACTCCACGGCGGGGCTATCGTGCTTCATCGCATTTGGCAGCAGCTAGGCTTAAAAATGAATACCCTTTTGGCATGGTTTATCACCTTTAACTTTATCAATATCACATGGGTATTTTTTAGAGCCAAAGAGATGGAGGATGCGCTGAAGGTGCTTGGTGGGATGTTTGGGATGGGTGGGGTTGTGCTACCTAATGTACTTGCAAGCAAACTCTCTTTTTTGCAAAATTACGGAATCGAGTTTGGAGGATTTGTAGAAAACATTCAAGGGGATTATTTTACTCCAGTTTGGATTTTTGCAGCTTTTATTCTCGTGCTAGTATTTAAAAATTCAATGCAAAAAAGAGAAAGTTTTACCATGAACAAAAAAACGGCTCTCTTCACCGCTTTCTTGCTCTCTTTTAGCGTACTTTCACTAACCAAAGTAAGTGAATTTTTATATTTTAATTTTTAA